The genomic stretch TCTTCTTCATTTCCTGATAAAGTGTGCTTAAAATCTAGAGGATTGCTTGTATATCAAGGCTGGAATTGAAGGGCAGCGGCACTTTGATTCTGAAACCTATAATTGGCCTTAGAGTTGAACATATTCTTAATATTTCTCCATTTAACATGTCTGGTTGCTCATTGGATGCATAAATTTCATGATGCCTAACTTAATTTTGATGAGCAGGAACCAGAGGACGTTCCGCCCCAAAAAAAGTGCACCCTCGGGAAGTAAGgtgcttttctttcttgtatTGTCACTATATTTCTTATTTGATCTTTGTTATTGTGCTAGTGGTCCTGTCCGTTATTACTTCATTTGTCCAGGATATAGCTTATCTCACTTGTTTAATATCGTTAGTTTGATCAGGCATGCAtcctttgtattttttttcttcccttttttagTGGACTTTGCTTTGCCTTCTACTTTTATCAATCTTTTGTCCACCTTTTCGTTTCAGCCTGCCATTCTTGTGAGGACTTTTAAATGGTCATGGCAGATGATGAAATGATGCCTGTATGCTTAAGTTTTTATAGCTTCTCAGTAACTCCAGTGGGGTAATGCAAAGTAAATTTGATGAGTTGCAAGTATTAAAATGCAATAGATGTATTGAATTTGATCATAAATATAGGGTTTAATTGTGTGACGAACATAAAGTTCAGAACAGCAAAGTTATCATTGACAACTTTCGGTGTCTGATAGTGATTTCAATTATGCTGCATGCCAATACACAAAATGAGTTCTCATGCATCTTCTTTTCTTATATTTTCTGTTGCAGGGGGCACAGCTGAGAAAGCACATTGATGCTACTTTAGGTAGTGGAAACCTGAGAGAAGCTGTAAGGTTGCCACCAGGAGAAGATATTAACGAATGGCTTGCTGTTAACAGTACTCTCTTACTTTCTtatattttttcccctttcacTACTTGTTCTTGCTATTATTTAGCGAAGATGTCACATTTACATAATTGTCAAAATTGTCTGCATCACATGATAAATTCTAGAGAAAGAAGTTGGCTGAGAAGCAGAATTAACTTTTCAGTTGTTGCTGTTTTTCATTGAATGCCATCAAGATACCTTGCCTTCCTTCATTTCACCTTTTTCTTTAAGAAGCCAGACAATATTAACTCACTCTACAAATTTCTGTTACTTTCGTATAGGCTTCAGTACTTTCACTTGGAATGTTTCTTCCATCACTGTTTATTTGGTGCAAGTGCACGATCTTATTGCAATAtacataaaaattataaataaagCTAAAGATTTCGAGTATGTGAATGAGTTACACATCAAAACAATGTGAAAAGATGTGTTCTCCCGTATATATTGCAGAAACAGTTTACTATTTATTAATCAATCTACTCTTTGAAACTTTCCATTTTGCCACTTCATTGGTGGAAAGTTTCTTGCATAACATTTATCCTGCAATCACTTTCTTTTTAGGAATGAAACTGAGTGGGTGTTACTTGGTTTCTTAATCTCCAGCTGTAGATTTCTTCAACCAGGTGAATCTGCTTTATGGCACTCTTACAGAATTCTGTACGCCAGAGAATTGCCAAACAATGACCGCTGGCCCTAAGTACGTTCTTCTTATCAAATTGTGTTGATGTTGCTTCTCTAAATAATTGTCTACAAGGTATGATGCCATGTGCTCTGTGCCAAAAAAACTATGGCTctttcaaattacagaaataTTTATTATAGACTGCATTGTGCAGATATATGCATTAAAAGTATCTGGCCTAGTTTGACTTTATCAATTAATCAGTAtgtcttttcattttcaatctGATGACTCTTGGCCGAACTTATAATGAATTTCCTGACCTTTTCCTTCTTACGCCTTATCACTGTTGTACAAAGTTCCTACCTGGGGGTCATGTGTTCAGGGTTGATATAGATTTTGATATTTATAGCTTTTGGAACTTTACATTACTCATCAGAGAACAATATACTCTACTCaacttggaaaactttgtgaGATGGGTGGTGATAATCTGCTTGAAGCGGTCTATTAAACTTTGTGAGATGGGTGTTGATAATCTGCTTGAAGCGGTCTAATTCTTGGATTAGGTCTATTTCACGTGTTATCGTTGAAACAGGTTTTTAGATCTTTTCAGAGTTCCTAGTTTTCTTTTACAAGACAAAATAGATCTATCTGATAGATAAAGTGGCTGGCCTGCTTTCACACTGTTTTTATTCCATCATCTAAGCTTCTAAGAGCCGCCCTGCCTAGTTATTTGAATAAAAGACTTGGGAGATGCTCTATTTCTCATAACCTTGGTACACAAGTTCAATTCTCATGATGGGGGGAATTGAGAAGTACATATAACATGGTTAAAGTTTACATTCTGATGGAGTGTCTGTACATATCAGCATAGACTTATGGACGGATTTTCTGGTATGAGGTGCCTCAGTGGTCCATCTTCACTTGTTTGTATTTTATTGGTGGCTTTGCATGCCATTATCGTGATGCACTTTTGGAAATTCTAACCAGCTGTCACACAAAAAGTCTCATGTATTGTATGAACAAAAGAGATTCAGTTTCATACCTTTGGAGTGGGGTTTCTCGTTGAGTTAGTATTTTGTCTAGATTTTGTTGTGTAACTGAGTCATCCTGGTTTGATTCTTCAAGCATATATTGTCTGACATTTGTTCAAGTGTCTGACCTCGTTGGCAGATCCTTTATCCGCTTATCACTTTGCTGAATGAACTAAGAGCTTGGCAGCATTTTAATAATGTAAGATGCAAGATTTGTCAATTACTGAACTTCTTGCGATAATTCTCTTGAAGGAGGTTCAGATACATTTCCAGATGTTTCTGATGTGTTTAGTAATTGTTGTATGATGGTAGTACATCTCCAATTTTTTTATGTATGGAACAAAGATGCTAATGGTTGAAAAAATAACTTTTACAATAGATCTTTTGGTTAACAGTTCCATTATCTTGAAAAGTACTTTCAATCATGTACAAACATTGCAAAGTTGCTATTCTTCTTTCAGGAGATGTTGATTAGAAAACAAGTAAATAAGACATTATCTGTATATAGATCTTCTTTGCATTAGTGGCAacagaatttcttccaattctTAGGAGTACTATGTTTTAGACATATGACTATCTTTCTGACCAGCAGATAAAATCCTTCAGGTATGAGTATAGATGGGCTGATGGTGTACAGATCAAGAAACCTATTGAAGTTTCAGCGCCAAAGTATGTTGAGTACCTCATGGACTGGATTGAATCTCAGTTGGATGATGAGTCCCTATTTCCTCAAAAGCTTGGTAGTAACTTCTCATTAGTTTTAAAGCTTCATGCTAATTCAAAATTGAGATAGGGAAGGTATCCACTCTTTATTTGTCAGGTGCAATAATTATCTGTCTGACCTCGGTttattactttttattttttaatgttATAGGTGCACCATTTCCTGCCAACTTCAAGGATGTGGTGAAGACAATATTCAAACGCCTGTTCCGTGTATATGCACATATTTATCACTCTCATTTTCAGAAGATTGTGAGTCTTAAGGAGGAGGCGCATCTAAATACTTGCTTCaaacatttcattctttttacTCATGTAAGTACATATTGCTCTTGGAATCTTAGTCAAATCCATGGATATTGAGGAAAATGTGCCTCTCTTAAAGCTCCTAAGAAATTGTGTCATTAGTCCATCATTGCGCGATTTTGTACTTTTTTAGCcatcttgctttcttttttcctttggcTTTGAGTTTATTTGCTTTTCACTATCTTATTTTTACTTTTGCTATCCGGATTAATgaaattgtttcaaattttgCTGTCACTCCTTGATTTCATATGCATTGCCCAAACTATATAGTGAACTTTGATAATGAAGCCTCTATCCGTGCATCTATATATCTGTTATGAGACAACTGTCAGCTCTGGTTAAGTTATTGTGATGAAATAATTGAACTGGGCACGAAGATGGAACTTCCTTTGGCTGTCAAAGAGTTTACTCTGGGAGACTATCTATGATTGAAGTTAATCTTGGAGACAGTCTATGACTCTATCCTTAAGAAACTATGTTCAGATGGTTGTTTTAATTGTCACTTTTTATATAATCAAATTT from Coffea eugenioides isolate CCC68of chromosome 8, Ceug_1.0, whole genome shotgun sequence encodes the following:
- the LOC113781382 gene encoding MOB kinase activator-like 1A, whose product is MSLFGLGRNQRTFRPKKSAPSGSKGAQLRKHIDATLGSGNLREAVRLPPGEDINEWLAVNTVDFFNQVNLLYGTLTEFCTPENCQTMTAGPKYEYRWADGVQIKKPIEVSAPKYVEYLMDWIESQLDDESLFPQKLGAPFPANFKDVVKTIFKRLFRVYAHIYHSHFQKIVSLKEEAHLNTCFKHFILFTHEFQLIDKKELAPLHELIESIIVPY